In Streptomyces nodosus, one DNA window encodes the following:
- a CDS encoding NADPH-dependent F420 reductase, translated as MATIGIIGAGEVGSQIARAALANGYEVVLANSRAPETLAPLIARLGPGASAAWAADAAAAGDFAVVAMPLTAADQLPVEELADKVVLDTNNYMAWRDGRIPVIDSGEKTEHELRQEQLPRSRVAKAFTHIQAPVLLTTGRPTGDPGRLALSVSSDFPDAVALVTRLYDQFGFDTVDNSPLSESWRTAPGQPAWNHHDRQTRAELARNLRDARFISHARP; from the coding sequence GTGGCCACGATCGGAATCATCGGGGCGGGAGAGGTCGGCAGCCAGATTGCTCGGGCGGCCCTGGCGAACGGATACGAGGTGGTCCTGGCGAACTCCCGGGCACCGGAGACCCTGGCTCCCCTCATCGCGCGGCTCGGACCGGGAGCGTCCGCCGCATGGGCAGCGGACGCGGCTGCTGCCGGCGACTTCGCCGTCGTGGCGATGCCTCTCACCGCCGCAGACCAGCTACCGGTCGAGGAACTGGCCGACAAGGTCGTTCTGGATACGAACAACTACATGGCGTGGCGCGACGGCCGTATCCCGGTGATCGACTCAGGCGAGAAGACCGAGCACGAGCTCCGCCAGGAACAGCTGCCGAGGTCCAGGGTCGCTAAAGCCTTCACCCACATCCAGGCGCCGGTCCTGCTCACCACCGGGCGGCCGACCGGTGATCCCGGCCGTCTGGCGCTCTCGGTCTCCAGCGACTTTCCCGACGCCGTCGCGCTGGTGACCCGGCTCTACGACCAGTTCGGCTTCGACACCGTGGACAACAGTCCGCTGAGCGAGTCCTGGCGCACCGCACCGGGCCAACCCGCCTGGAACCACCACGACCGCCAAACGCGTGCCGAACTGGCCCGCAACCTGCGCGACGCCCGTTTCATTTCCCACGCGCGCCCGTGA
- a CDS encoding TetR/AcrR family transcriptional regulator: MTTDTPSTGRPRGFDEETVLDRAVEVFWKQGYEGTSMSDLTSAMGINRPSLYAAFGSKEQLFQRAFDRYRKTKVAYVADTFEQPTAYAVIESFLRSSADALTAGDHPRGCLSVQGGLACSPQNAGVPETLAAGRAATECSLAQRLARAIQDGDLRAEADARALARFVMVLTEGFAVHAAAGAERDDLHASIDVALRSVTAFCN; this comes from the coding sequence ATGACGACAGACACGCCGAGCACGGGCCGACCACGCGGCTTCGACGAGGAAACGGTCCTCGACCGCGCTGTCGAGGTCTTCTGGAAGCAGGGCTACGAGGGGACGTCGATGAGCGACCTCACCAGCGCCATGGGCATCAACCGGCCCAGCCTCTACGCCGCTTTCGGCAGCAAGGAACAGCTCTTCCAGCGTGCCTTCGACCGCTACCGCAAGACCAAGGTGGCCTATGTCGCCGACACCTTCGAGCAACCGACCGCGTACGCAGTCATCGAAAGTTTCCTGCGTAGCAGCGCCGACGCCCTCACGGCCGGCGACCACCCCCGCGGCTGCCTCTCCGTTCAGGGCGGCCTGGCCTGCTCACCGCAGAACGCCGGTGTCCCCGAAACCCTCGCTGCCGGCCGGGCCGCTACGGAGTGCTCGCTCGCACAGCGGCTGGCTCGAGCCATTCAGGACGGTGATCTTCGAGCAGAGGCGGACGCCCGAGCGCTGGCGAGGTTCGTGATGGTCCTCACCGAGGGCTTCGCGGTCCACGCCGCGGCCGGTGCCGAACGCGACGACCTCCACGCCTCGATCGACGTCGCGCTGCGGTCCGTCACGGCGTTCTGCAACTGA